A window of Acidobacteriota bacterium genomic DNA:
ACGTGTTTCTCACCGGAACCATCGCGGAGGAGGAAATCGAAGGTCTGCGTGAGGCCGGTGCGGCCGACATCATCCTCAAGCCGTTCGATCCGATGACCCTTGCCGATCGTGTCGATAACATCTGGAAGGGCACCCATGGAACGTGAGCCACCCGACAACCAGGTGATAGACCGGCTCGATGAGGAGTTGAAGCGATTGCGGTCCGCCTTCCTGGCGAAGCTCCCGGGACGGATCCAGAAGCTGACGGATGAGTGGAACGAGCTCCAAGGTGAGGCCTGGAACGAGAATGGCGCCCAAGCATTTCACCGAGCAATCCACGGGATGATCGGGACTTCCGGCAGTCTCGGTTTATCGGACATAGCCAACGACGCGCGCCAGCTCGAACGACGGTTGGTGACCCTCGTCGAATGCCCCCGGGCGCCGAGCCGGGAAACTGCAGACGGAATCGTCGAGCGGCTCCGGCAGATCGGTGGGCACGGGGCAGTGGAGGAGTCGTGAACGAACCCGCGAGCCGGACGGCGCTGCTTCTGCTCATCTTGGTTGCCCCGGTGGCGGTCGGATGCGGAAATTCGACGGCTCTCCCTGTGTCGGACAAATTCACTCCTGTGCCATCCGCCGCAGGGGTCATCACCTTCGGATCGGTTTCGGTCAACCCCGCCCACGAGTACGAGGTTTTCCGACCCTTCGCCAACTACGTGGCCGCCCAGTTGGGTGATTTTGGCATCGGACGAGGTCGTGTGGTTGTCGCCGGTTCTCTGAGCCAGATGGTCGACGAGGTCCGCAGCGGAAAGGTCGATGTGTTCATCGACAGCCCTTTTCCCGCCGGTTATTTGTGGCAGCAGAGTGGGGCTGTGCCGATCCTTCGCAGGTGGAAGCGTGGAACGGACGTTTACAGGAGCGTGATCTTCGCTCGAACCGACAGCGGAGTCCAATCAATCGCCGATCTCGCGGGCAAAATGGTCGCGTTCGGTGCACCATACTCGACGACCGGCTACCTGGTGCCAAAAGCCACCATGACCTCAGCCGGGTTGAATCTCGTCAATTATGCAGACCGCGCGGCGTCAGTTCCGTCAGATCGTGTTGGCTATATCTTTTCCAACGACGCCGAAAATACCGTGTTTTGGGTGCTGAAAAAAAAGGTCACTGCCGGTGCTGTCAATGCGGACTATTTCGAGGAGTTCGCAGGGAATCGTGTTGGCGAGCTGATAATCCTCCAGACCAGCGAATCTGTGCCTCGAAACGTGGTCTGTGTCCGCCCGGGCCTCGATCCGAATGTGTTGCAGGCGCTGGAAACCGTGCTGCTGAAAATGCATCTGACCGACGAAGGACAGGAAGCACTCAGGGCCTTTGAAGAAACGGTGCGATTCGATCGCTTTCCAGGTGGTGCAGAACAGGCCCTCGAGAACATCATGAAACTGCTGCCGCACGTTGAAGAGGATCTCGGAGAATGAGGTTGGCATGACGCGTCTCGGGTTGAGGGGACGCTTTGTCGCATTCGTATCGGCGATGATCGTAGCATTCGGCGTTATCCTGACGGCCCTCACCGTTCGCGAGCAGAACGAGCGGCTAAGCCACGAGCTCGAGGAGCGCGGCAAGCTCTTAACGACCGTCGTCAGCGCCAATGCCACGGACGCTATGGCGCTCCTCGATATCAGGGAGCTCAGACGACTGATCGCCGAAGCTCGGGCACAAGAAAACGTTGTCGATATCGTTGCGTTTGACGAGGAAGGGCGAGTACTCACCGACGGTACGGTGAAGAACGTGAGGCGACACGAGCTGATTCCAGAGGCGGCGAGGCGACACGCTGCGGTTTCCGAAGGACTGCTGGTCGAGT
This region includes:
- a CDS encoding Hpt domain-containing protein — encoded protein: MEREPPDNQVIDRLDEELKRLRSAFLAKLPGRIQKLTDEWNELQGEAWNENGAQAFHRAIHGMIGTSGSLGLSDIANDARQLERRLVTLVECPRAPSRETADGIVERLRQIGGHGAVEES
- a CDS encoding phosphate/phosphite/phosphonate ABC transporter substrate-binding protein — encoded protein: MNEPASRTALLLLILVAPVAVGCGNSTALPVSDKFTPVPSAAGVITFGSVSVNPAHEYEVFRPFANYVAAQLGDFGIGRGRVVVAGSLSQMVDEVRSGKVDVFIDSPFPAGYLWQQSGAVPILRRWKRGTDVYRSVIFARTDSGVQSIADLAGKMVAFGAPYSTTGYLVPKATMTSAGLNLVNYADRAASVPSDRVGYIFSNDAENTVFWVLKKKVTAGAVNADYFEEFAGNRVGELIILQTSESVPRNVVCVRPGLDPNVLQALETVLLKMHLTDEGQEALRAFEETVRFDRFPGGAEQALENIMKLLPHVEEDLGE